Sequence from the Wielerella bovis genome:
TGGTGCATTTTTAGTCATTATTACCGCCCCTATTATTTTTGGTGGTATCAAACGAGTAGCGCGAATTGCAGAAGGCATTGTGCCATTGATGGCGATTGTGTATCTGCTTGTTACATTGTATGTGATGATAACCAATATCAGCGAAATTCCGCGTGTATTTAATTTGATTATTCAAGATGCGTTTAGCAGCAAAGCCGTTGAAGGTGGTTTTTTAGGTGGCATCTTCTCGCAAGCCATGATGTATGGTATCAAACGTGGTTTATATTCTAACGAAGCAGGTCAAGGTTCTGCGCCCAATGCAGCGGCATCAGCAGACGTTAAACACCCTGTTTCACAAGGCTTAATCCAAATGCTAGGCGTATTTATTGACACAATGGTGGTATGTTCTTGTACCGCATTTGTCATTTTGCTATCTGATACATCACTGAATGCAGATTTAAGTGGCATTCAATTAACCCAAGCCGCATTGGAAAGTCATATTGGTTCATGGGCGCAACAATTCTTGGCATTTATTCTGTTTATGTTCGCGTTTACCACCATTATCGGTAACTATGCTTATGCTGAAACCAATATTCACTATCTACACAGCAACTGGCTGGTGTTGGCACTTTTCCGTATGGCAGTACTGGGCTTTGTGTATTTTGGCGCAGTCGCAAAAGTACCCGTTGTATGGGATATGGGTGATTTAGCAATGGGCGTGATGGCATTAATTAACTTGGTGGTTATTTTGCTGATGTACAAATACGTTTTACTGCTGTTGAAAGACTACACGGTGAAATTGCGTATGGGTAAAAAAGAACCTGAGTTTAAATTGAGTGAACATCCTGTGTTGAAACGCAAAATCAAATCCAATATTTGGTAAAAGATAGCATTAAAAAACAAAAAGGCAGCCTGAAAAATATTTTCAGGCTGCCTATCTTATTGTTCTGAATCCATATTCTTGTTTTCATTATCTGCTTCGTCATACGCTTCTACAATTTTTTGTACAAGCGGATGGCGAACCACATCTTCGCTAGTAAACGTATGAAAATACAAGCCCTCCACGTTACCTAATTTTTCACGCGCATCGCGCAAGCCTGATTTGATATTGCGAGGCAAATCAATTTGGCTCAAATCACCTGTAATCACGGCTTTGGTACCGAAACCGATGCGTGTTAAAAACATTTTCATTTGTTCGGGCGTGGTGTTTTGCGCTTCGTCCAAAATCACATACGCGCCGTTGAGCGTGCGTCCGCGCATATAGGCGAGCGGCGCAATTTCAATCAAACCTTTTTCCATTAATTTGGTAACGCGGTCAAAGCCCATCAAATCGTAGAGCGCGTCATACAGTGGGCGTAAATACGGGTCTACTTTTTGTGCTAAATCGCCAGGGAGAAAACCGAGTTTTTCGCCCGCTTCCACCGCAGGACGCACCAAAACAATGCGTTCTATTTGGTGTTTGTCCATGGCGTCCACTGCTGCTGCGACCGCCAAATAGGTTTTGCCCGTGCCTGCTGGCCCCAGTCCGAACACAATATCGTGATTGAGCAGGGCGCGAATGTAACCGTTTTGGCGTGGTGTGCGTCCGCTTATACTGCCACGTTTGGTGTGGAAATAGTAGGCGTGGTTTTTGTCGGTTTTTTCAATGTGTTGGCTGTCAGCGGTTTTCGCTTCTACGGCAGCAAGGTTGATGTCTTCATCTGACAAATCGCGTTGTTCAGCGATGTCCATTAAATTGACCAAGGCATTACGTGCTGCGTGGGCATGGCTGCCTGAAAACGTGAAATGGTCAAATCGTCGGCTGATTTGTGTATCCAAAATGTGTGCTAGCGCAGTTAAATTGTCGTCTAATGCGCCGCATAGTCTTTGTAGGGCGATGGGGTCGTAATCTTCAAATTGTAAATGTACAGTTGTCATATTTTGCTTTCGTGATTCGGATACGATACACATGATGTATAGTGGATTCACTAAATCAGGACAAGTCGGTAGCGAGAGCCGTGTACAGCTAGTACATAAGGGAGCTGGTAACGCTGTACTGGTTTAGTGAATTCACTATATAGTCGTAGAAGTGAAAATGCAATACAAGGCGAGCCAACGCCGTAGTACTTTTTCAATTCTGTGGCTATACTTGTTTTGCAGGAATTTCGGTAAACAATTTACCACAATCTAAAATGTTTCAGGCTGCATAGTGTGTTTTATTCGCTCCATGCAGCCTGAAAATTAGGATAAGCTATTATACTGCGATTGAGCTTTACGGTATCATTCAAAGATATTTTCAGGCTGCCTTTCTTTCACTAAGCACAAAGGATGCAATATGGAGCAACTCAATCTTATTTATCTGATTATGGCGGTATTGCTGTTTGCCAGCGTATTAGCAAGTCGCCTGTCTGCACGTTTAGGCATGCCTTTGTTGTTAGCGTTTTTGGGTGTCGGCATGCTCGCGGGCGAAGAAGGCATTGGCGGTATTGTGTTTAACAATTTTGTTGGTGCATCGCTGGTCAGTCAATTAGCATTGGCGATTATTTTGTTGGACGGCGGCTTGCGTACACAATATGCAACTTTCCGTATTGCGCTCAAACCTGCGGCGATTTTAGCCAGTTGGGGCGTATTGGCAAGTGTTGGTTTACTCGGTATTTTCACCACGCTGTTTTTGGGAATTGATTGGAAACTGGGTTTATTGATGGCAGCGATTGTGGGTTCAACCGATGCGGCTGCCGTGTTTTCTTTATTGCGTAACAGCGGCGTGCGACTCAATCCGCGTATTCAAGCCACGTTGGAATTGGAAAGTGGTGTCAATGACCCGATGGCGATTTTGTTGGTTAGTATACTTATCAGCTTGATAACGCAGCCTGAAAATACAACTTTTGCAAGCGCGTTTATCATGTTACTAAAACAACTCGGTTTGGGTTTGGTTGTAGGTATATTAGGTGGCAAAATCTTGGCGTGGTTATTGGCGCGTATTCGTCTTGCCGAAGGGATGTATGCCTTAATGATTGCATCGGGTGGCGTAGCCTTGTTTGCCCTAACCAATATGACAGGAGGGAGCGGTTTTTTGGCGGTCTATTTGGCAGGCGTATTGATTGGCAATGCACGCAATGCTTCTACCGAGCACGTTTTAACCGTGATGGACGGTTTGGCATGGTTGGCACAAGCTACCATGTTTTTGGTATTGGGTTTATTGGTTACGCCATCGCATTTGCTGGATAAAGCATGGGTAGCGTTGGCGATTGCCAGCTTCCTGATTTTGGTTGCACGCCCAGTAGCCGTGTACACTTCTATCAAATGGTTCAAATATCGCCGTGCTGAAATTGCCTACATCAGTTGGGTAGGATTACGCGGTGCCGTTCCCGTTACTTTGGCGATTATGCCGATGATGATGGGCGTAGAAAACGCACGATTTTTGTTTGATATTGCCTTTGCGGTGGTAATTTTATCGCTGCTGATTCAAGGCACGACCATTCCCTATTTTGCCAAAAAATCGGGCATGACTTTGCCACCGCAGCCTGAACCTTTGGAAACCCGCGAACTTTGGTTAGCTGATAAATTATCCGTTACCATGCAAGCCTTTCGCGTAGAAGAAAATTCGGAAGCCGTAAATAGCCACCCTTACGCCATGACACGCGATGCCCGTTTTTCAGGCTGCCGTTTATTTGTATTGGTACGCAATAATCAAACGATTAAAGTAGATTTCACGACACAAATGCAAGTCAATGATATAGCGTGGTACACCCTACCCGAAATACACGGTTCAGCCTTTGCACGACAATTTGCCGATGATTCAGGCAGCCTGAATGAACAACAATTCTATGGCGAATTTGAAGTTAATCCCAATGTAAAATTGAGTGATTTAGCATTTATGTATGGCGTGCAAGCAGCGGAAGAAGACCGAGAAAAATCACTGGCTGATTTGTTTAGCGAACGATTTGGCGGTATTCCTGTGGCTGGCGACCGAATTTATTTGGACAACTTTTGTTTAACTGTTAAAGTTTTAAATGAACAAGGCAAAATTCAATCGGTTGGTTTGAAAATGCCGAAAATAGCAGAATAGTAGGCTAAGGTTTTCAGGCTGTCTATCTACAATAGGCAGCCTGAAAACATAAAATCCCTGTATAATCCGCCGTACAGGTTGAACAGACAGTCGCCGCGTATCACAAACATACGGGGAGGAAAGTCCGGGCTACACAGAGCAAAATGCCAGCTAACGGCTGGGCATGGTAACATGACGGAAAGTGGAACAGAAAGCAATACCGCCGATGACGTGGCAACACGAACAGGTAAGGGTGAAAAGGTGCGGTAAGAGCGCACCGTGCAACTGGCAACAGTTCGCAGCAGGCTAAACCCCATTTGTAGCAAGACCAAACAGAACATATTGACGCTGCTCGCCGAGTGTTCGGGTAGGTTGCTTGAACGTACTGGTAACGGTACGTCTAGATGAATGACTGTCCAACGACAGAACCCGGCTTATCGTTTAACCTGTTTTTGTAGATTATTAGGCAGCCTGAAAACTTTTCAGGCTGCCTTTTGTATATGAAAATAATCTGAAAAACCATGTAAATCCAAAAGAAAAAGCAGCCTGAAAGCCATTATCAAATATACAAAATCCAGCAAAACTGTTATTCTAACAGCCTTTTTATTCAAGTTATTTTCTGAATGTTTTATTTACAAACCCTTATCGCCTTTGTTTTCGCCATCGTGCTGTTGGTTGGCTTGCACGAATTAGGGCATCTGATTGTCGCTCGATTGTGCGGTATTAAAGTAATACGCTTTTCTATTGGTATCGGCAAACCGTTCTACACCAAAATCTGGCGCAATATTGAATGGAGTATCGCACCGATTCCACTTGGTGGCTACGTCAAAATGGTAGATACGCGCGAAGGTAAAGTTGCTGATGAAGATTTACCCTACGCTTTTGATAAACAACATCCGCTCAAACGTATTGCTGTGGTTGCCGCAGGGCCTCTGACTAATTTGGCTTTGGCGATTATTTTGTATGCTTTTAGTTTTGGTATAGGAGGTGTCAAAGAAACACGTCCTTATATTGGCACACTAGACAGCCCGTCTATCGCCGCCAAAGCAGGTTTTCGTGAAGGTGATAAAATCATTAGTGTTAATGGCAAAGCTGTTAATACATTTAATGATGCCTACATCAATATGGTAATGAATTTAGAGGCAGGGAAAGTCTTGGTACAAGTGGAGAATCCACAAGGGCAGCCTGAAACACGCACCATTGATGCAGTCGGTACACCTGAAGCACAAGCAGTTGCGACACGACAAGCTAGCATCGGTATTTCTCCTGTGAAATTGAGTGAATATATTGGCGAAGTTGTACCCAATAAAGCTGCCGCCAAAGCGGGCTTACAAAAAGGCGACCGCATCATTCGCATAGATGGTATGGATACGCCTAAATGGGAACAATGGGCAAAAATTGTGCGTGAAAATGCAGGAAGAAACTTGAAAGTCGTTTATGTGCGAAATGGTACAGAACACGAAACCATATTGATGCCTGATGCACACGAATTACCTGACCGCAGTCAAATTATTGGTCGTGCAGGAATTGCTCCTGCCATAGATGAAGCATGGCAGAAAAAAGTTCATCATGTATACTATCCCAATCTAGCGCAATCTATGCAACTGGGTTGGCAAAAAATGGTGGATTATACCAATATCACACTCTCTTTCTTTGGCAAATTGATAACGGGTAACGCATCATTTGCCCATATTTCAGGGCCGATTACCATTGCCGAAGTAGCAGGGCATACTATACAAATTGGCTGGCAAAGTTATGTAGAATTTCTTGCACTTGTTAGCATCAGTTTGGGTGTGATGAATTTACTGCCAATACCTGTATTAGACGGTGGACATTTGGTTTACTATACTGCTGAATTGATACGCGGCAAACCATTAAGCAAAACCATACAAGATATTGGTTTGCGAATTGGCGTAGCAGCATTGCTTACTATGATGATACTGGCATTTTTTAACGATATTACTCGCTTACTTGGATAATACAATGAAACTAAACAAAACTACTGTTGCAACCTTATTTGCATTAGGTATTACAACCCCAGCTTTTGCGGAAGATTTCACCATTAGCGATGTTCGCGTGGAAGGCGAACAACATACTTCTGAAGCCACCGTGCGTTCATTGCTGCCTGTAAAAGAGGGTAGCCAATTTACCGATGAAGTAGGCGAAAATATTATCCGTAGTCTGCATGCAAGCGGTTTTTATGAAAATGTGTTGCTGGAACAAAATGGTAACCAACTGATTGTTACCGTCAAAGAGCGACCCATCATCAGTGATTTGATTATTAAAGGTACAAAAATTTTGCCCAATGCAGCCATTAAGAAACAAATGGCAGGGGTAAAAGCCAGCAAAGCAAGCAGTGATGAAGAACTGGTTAGCGGTAGAACCGAAGAGGGGCAAGATGAGCGACTGGCAAACTTTGAAAATGAAGCGACTTACAATACTTCGCAAGCATTGGCAGCTGCAGGTTTAGCAAAAGGTGATTTTTTCAGCCAAGAAGCATTGGTTCGTGCTTTGCGTGCTTTGGATGGCGCGTACAAAGAACAAGGCAAGAACAATGTCAAAATTACGCCAGAAGTACAGGAATTGGCTCGCAATCGTGTAGCAGTACTGATTAATGTGGACGAAGGTGAAACCACACGTGTCAGACAAATTGATTTTGAAGGCAATGAGAATTTTTCAGACTATCGTTTAAATCGTGTAATCGGTTTAACTGATGGGACATTGTTCTCATGGGCAACGAGAAGTGATGTTTTCTCATGGGAAAAATTTAGCCGTGATAAAGAACGCTTGGAAAGTTTTTACTATGACAAAGGTTTCTTTGATTTCAAGGTGGATTTTGAAGATGTAAAACGCCAGTTGAATGAAGATAAGACCCGTGAAAGTGTAACGATTCAAGTACACGAAGGCGAAAAATTCTATTGGGGCAATGTCAAAATTGTTGGCGATAACAAAGATGTGCCATTAGAAAATTTGGAAAAGCATCTGAGTAAACTCAAAGAAGGTCGTTTGAGTAACATGGATCGCTTGAAAGAGGCAATGGCGCGTATTCGTTTAGAATTGCAATCAGCAGGTTATGCCAATGCGCAAGTAAGCAGTGAGGCAGCTCGCCGTGTAGAAAATGGCAAAAATATTGCTGATATTACCGTGTTTATTACCCCTGGTAACCGAGTTGCTGTGCGTCAAATCACCATTAAAGGCAATAACAGAACGCGTGATGAGGTCATTCGCCGTGAATTGCGTCAAATGGAAGCAGCAACATTTGACCAATTTAAACTTGCACGTTCTTCGCAGCGTTTAAGTCAGTTAGGCTATTTTGAAGATGTGCAAATTGCCAGCAGAACACTGCCTGAAAATGAACAACAAGTAGATGTGGATGTTACAGTAAAAGAGCGACGTACTGGTAGTATCAATGCTTCGGCTGGTTGGTCGCAAGATGATGGCTTGGTGTTAGCGGGTAGTATGGCGCAAGATAATTTGTTTGGTACAGGTAAATCTGCTGCATTAAGTCTATCACGCAGTAAAGTATCACAATTAGTAAATCTGTCATTTACTGAACCCTATTTTACCAATGATGGGGTTAGTATGACTTATAACGTATTTGGTTCAAAGTATGACCCATCTAAATCCAATACCAATACACGCAACTATCGCATGGTGCGTTATGGTGGACAAGCAATGATGGGTGTACCCATTACCGAATATGACCGTGTTAATGTTGGTTTAGGTGTGGAACATATGGGCATTACCTTGTTCAATAACCCTCCCTATCGTTACCAACGTTATGTAGACCAAAATGGTCGAAATAACTGGATTTATAAAGGCTTGTTAAGTTGGTATCGCAATACCACTGACGATGGATTCTGGCCAACACGCGGTTACAATACCAATGTAACAGGTGAAATCGGTTTGCCAGGAAGTGGTTTGCAATACTATATGTTGGGTCATCAACAAACATGGTATTTCCCAATCAGTAAACACTTTACATTGATGCTAAATGGTCAAGTGGGCTATAGTGGTAGTTATGGCAAAACCAAAGAAGTGCCATTTATGTATATGCAATCAGGTGGTGGTTTAGGTTCGGTTCGTGGTTACCAAAGCGGTTCTTTGGGACCAAAAGTATATGACTATGACCCATCATCTAATACCTTTACTGATATTGAACGATACGGTGGTACATATTCTGCCAATGCTAATGCAGAATTGCTGTTCCCTTTCCCTGGCGTCAAAAACAGCCGTGCTGTGCGTTTGAGTTTGTTTGCTGATGCAGGCAGTGTGTGGGACGGTAAAACGTATACGCCAGCCATGTATTCAAGCAGCAACCCTTATGGCAGTAACCAATTCTACAAAACCGACCACAAATCTTCGTTTAAAAATGAATTGCGTTATTCCGCGGGTGCGGCATTCACATGGATTTCACCCGTAGGTCCAATTAAATTGAGCTATGCGTATCCATTGAAGAAAAAAGACGAAGACCAAATCCAACGTTTCCAATTCCAGTTGGGTACGGTATTCTAACAAGGCAGCCTGAAAAAAGGGGATGGTTTATATTAACCCATTCCCTACCCTAAAATGACTCTTAATATGAGAAGTATGATGAAAAACCAAACCATTAAAATGTTAAGCGCAGCTATATTATTGACAAGCAGCCTGAATGCCGCAGCTGAAATGAAATTGGGTTACGTCAATCCAGAGCGTGTTTACACTGAAACCCAAGCAGCACGTCGTATTGAAGCTCGTTTGCAACAAGAGTTTAGCGTACAACAACAAGCTTTAACCCAATTGCAACAAGAAGGTGTAGAGCTACGAACTCGGATTGCCAAAAGCAAAAATGCTAATGAACGCAAACGTTTAGAAGCACAACTGGAAGAAAAAGCACAACAATATCGTGTTGCATCAGCACGTTTATCCGAAGAGTTTAGCTTGGTACGCAACGAAGAGTTTGCTGCTTTGCAAAATAATGCCAATGCCATCATCAAAAACATTGCCGAAAAAGAAAAATACGATTTAATCGTGCAAGAAGCTGTATTTGTTACGCGCAAATACGATATTACCGACCGCGTGATTAAATTGCTGGACGAAATCAAATAATTTCAGGCTGCATCACAGCCCTATTTTCTATACAGGCAGCCTGAAAAATTCAATTATTTTCAGGCTGCCTTAATCTTAATTCATATATTCATATTTTGGCATAAAAAGTAGCCTGAAAACACAAGGAAAAATAATGTTTACCCTATCCCAAATCACAGAAAAACTCGGTGGCGAATGGCGTGGCGAAAATATTACCGTAACCGCCATCGCCCCCGCATCACGCGCCCAAACCAATGAAATCACTTTTTTAGCCAACCCCAAATACAAACAAGAAGTAACCGACAGCGCAGCAGGCGCAATCATCGTATCGGCAAAAACAGCAGATTTATTCCCCGAACGTAATGTGATTATCGCGCCAGACCCCTATTTGTATTTTGCCAAAGTCGCACGCTTATTCCACCCGATTGTGGCGGCGCGTGGCGGTGTGCATCCAACCGCTGTGATTGAACCATCTGCCGTTGTACCCACAAGTTGCGAAATTGGTGCGAACGTGTACATCGGCGCAAATACGGTGCTGGGCGAACGTTGCCGAATTCTGGCAAATTCGGTGGTGGAACACGATTGCGTGTTGGGCAACGATTGCTTTTTACACCCCAATGTAACCGTATATTTCGGTTGCACATTGGGGTATCGCGTGGAATTGCATTCAGGCTGCGTGATTGGTGCGGACGGATTTGGTTTGGCATTTTCAGGCAGCGATTGGTTTAAAATTCCGCAAACTGGTGGCGTTACCTTGGGCGATGATGTGGAAATCGGCTCCAATACCAATATTGACCGCGGCGCGATGTCGGATACAATAGTGGGACGTGGCACAAAAATTGATAACCAAGTCCAAATCGCACACAATTGCAAAGTTGGCGAACATACGGTTATCGCGGCGCAAACAGGGATTTCAGGCAGCACGGAAATCGGTAGTTATTGCGTGATTGGCGGTGGCGTGGGAACGGTGGGACACATCACGATTGCCGATAAAACCAATATTGGCGGCGGAACAAATATCACGCACAGCATTAAGGAAAGTGGTCAGCATTATGCTTCCATTTTCCCGATGCAAACTTATAAAGAATGGGTACGCAACGGCGTGCATATCAATCATTTGCATGAAATGCACAAACGTATCAAAGCTTTGGAAGCGAAATTGGCAGAGCAGGGCGCAGAATAATTTTTCAAGGTTGAAACTTTTGCAAAATCTATTTAGGCAGCCTGAAAAATATAAAGGATTGATTATGTGGCATATTGTCGCCATTGGTTATATTTTTGTAACTTTTATGTTTTCCATCGCACAAGGCAGCATCGCGCGAATTTTGATTTATTTGGTCTTTTGGACGATTTTACCCACCTTGTTTGCTTTTTGGGTCGCCATAACACGGCGGCGCAATAAATTGATGAAACAACAGGAATTGTTGGAACATCAACAAAAATACGCCTCAACGCAGCCTGAAAATAAATAAACCAATCAAATAGGCAGCCTGAAAACTTTTCAGGCTGAAACCTTTGCAAAACTGCGGAAACTTTTAAATCGCCGTCATTCCCGCGCAGGCGGGAATCCACTTTTAACTTTAAGAAACAAAAGTTTGTTTAACTCAACGTTGGATTCCCGCCTGCGCGGGAATGGCGATATTGGTAGTTTTGCAAAAGTTTCAGGCTGCCTATTTTCAAACCATACAATCATGTTTCCTATTGGTTAAAACTAGATTATATTTCCACCCATTGTTTTAACTATTGGTTATCATTATAATCCGTTCTTTCTTTAACAACACACACAACATCATGATGAAACAACCATTAAACAAATTTGAACCCTACGCTTTTTTATTGGCGCGTATTTTGATTGGCTATATGTTTTTGCTGCACGGCACGGCAAAATTCTTTGAATTTCCGCTGTCCATGACCGATGGCAACGGCAGCGTACCTTTGTTTTCGCAATACGGTTTGGCAGGGATGTTAGAAATTGTTGGCGGCATATTGTTTATACTCGGCTGTTTCACGCGTTCAGTCGCGTTTGTGCTATCGGGCATGATGGCTTTCGCGTATTTTGTGGTACACGGCGGCAATCCCTTGTTACCTATGCTGAACGAAGGCGAAGGTGCTGCTTTGTATTCATTGGTATTTTTGTTATTTGTCTTCACAGGCGCAGGCAAAATTTCGGTGGATAATCTCATCAGCCAAAAAATCCATCCATCGGATTTCAGGCAGCCTTACAGTACATGACAAAAACTTTGGGTTGCCTGAAACCTGTTCCCTCCCCCGTTGGAGACGGGGGAGGGAACAGGTTAGTGGTAACTTCAAAAAAATTGTCGTGTACTGTAAGGCAGCCTGAAAACGCCGTATCAACTATTTAATGATATAAATTAAATACTTATATCTATCTTTTACTATGCTGTATTTTCAGGCTGCATAAATGAAAGGCAGCCTGAAAATTTTATCTCCATACAGCGGTTATTTTTTCTGCCAACGATTCGGCAAAGCCGCAGGTGTTTGAGTCGCGTGGATTTGCGTAGCGATGGTTTGGGCGTGTTCAATGCGTTGCGCTGTGGCAGGGTGCGTACTCAACCATGTCGGATACGCAGCCACCTTGTATTCCTGTTCTACTGTTTGCAAAGTACGAAACAAATCCGTTACACCCGCCGCGCTACGATATTGTCCCACAACAGCATGAACAGCTTCGGCATCGGCACGGTATTCCAACTCGCGGCTGTAGCGTAAACTTTCCAAATGCACCAAATTGTGCAGTTGTGCTTCACTACCAAAAGCGGCGGCAAATACGCTATACAATAAATTGCGAGTCATACCGCGCATCGGGTCGCGATGTTTGATGTGTCCCATTTCGTGTGCCAATACTGCGGCAACGCTTTCTTCATTCGGTAAACGATTGAGTAAACCACGATACAACACGACATTGCCACCAAATGTCGCAAATGCGTTGGGCGTATCATCATCGCTAATGTACACATCAACCGAATTGGCGGGTAAATTCATGTGTACCGCCAGTTGGTCAGCCAATTCTTGCATATTAGGGTCGTGCTTGATGCTTTCATCTGCTAAAAGATGTTTGCCAACAAACGAAAACCATGCACGCTCACGTTGCAAACTCACAGTATATGGTAATGACCAAACAATCGCTTCCACCAACAACCAGACAAGCAAAATTGTCAGTAATAAATACCCCAACATGGCTCGCAATTCACCCAAATGTGATGTATCGTGAGAAATGTTGGGGTTTTGGCTTTCGTCAAATTTAGGTGCTTCCAATTTCATGCTGCACTTTGTTCTTTCTTACGCAGTTTGCCCGCTGTGCCATATGCCAGCACTTCCACCGTGCCATTGGCGGCTTGTTGGCGAGGGTCGTGGATATTGCCCAGCGTTGTGGTTTCAAATTTCATATTGATAATCATGCTTGACCCCATTTTTGCGGCTTCTTCTTTCATGCGCAACACAGCTTCACGTCGTGCACGGTCAAGCAAGGTTTCATACGCGCTGAT
This genomic interval carries:
- a CDS encoding alanine/glycine:cation symporter family protein, coding for MSNGIFSCFAQEGALDKVHCIVNAISNPLWDWLVVILLGVGFFFTIATGFVQLRLFGRSIKEIRGSRQNANQNSGISAFQAFVTGLASRVGTGNIAGVALAISIGGPGAVLWMWLTALIGMSSAFAESTLAQLFKVRDKQTGLFRGGPAYYIAHGLNQHWLSVLFSVSLIVCFGFVYEAIQANTIVQAIQSASNMTPADGVTEEVWDNYKHGIGAFLVIITAPIIFGGIKRVARIAEGIVPLMAIVYLLVTLYVMITNISEIPRVFNLIIQDAFSSKAVEGGFLGGIFSQAMMYGIKRGLYSNEAGQGSAPNAAASADVKHPVSQGLIQMLGVFIDTMVVCSCTAFVILLSDTSLNADLSGIQLTQAALESHIGSWAQQFLAFILFMFAFTTIIGNYAYAETNIHYLHSNWLVLALFRMAVLGFVYFGAVAKVPVVWDMGDLAMGVMALINLVVILLMYKYVLLLLKDYTVKLRMGKKEPEFKLSEHPVLKRKIKSNIW
- a CDS encoding PhoH family protein; this translates as MTTVHLQFEDYDPIALQRLCGALDDNLTALAHILDTQISRRFDHFTFSGSHAHAARNALVNLMDIAEQRDLSDEDINLAAVEAKTADSQHIEKTDKNHAYYFHTKRGSISGRTPRQNGYIRALLNHDIVFGLGPAGTGKTYLAVAAAVDAMDKHQIERIVLVRPAVEAGEKLGFLPGDLAQKVDPYLRPLYDALYDLMGFDRVTKLMEKGLIEIAPLAYMRGRTLNGAYVILDEAQNTTPEQMKMFLTRIGFGTKAVITGDLSQIDLPRNIKSGLRDAREKLGNVEGLYFHTFTSEDVVRHPLVQKIVEAYDEADNENKNMDSEQ
- a CDS encoding potassium/proton antiporter; protein product: MEQLNLIYLIMAVLLFASVLASRLSARLGMPLLLAFLGVGMLAGEEGIGGIVFNNFVGASLVSQLALAIILLDGGLRTQYATFRIALKPAAILASWGVLASVGLLGIFTTLFLGIDWKLGLLMAAIVGSTDAAAVFSLLRNSGVRLNPRIQATLELESGVNDPMAILLVSILISLITQPENTTFASAFIMLLKQLGLGLVVGILGGKILAWLLARIRLAEGMYALMIASGGVALFALTNMTGGSGFLAVYLAGVLIGNARNASTEHVLTVMDGLAWLAQATMFLVLGLLVTPSHLLDKAWVALAIASFLILVARPVAVYTSIKWFKYRRAEIAYISWVGLRGAVPVTLAIMPMMMGVENARFLFDIAFAVVILSLLIQGTTIPYFAKKSGMTLPPQPEPLETRELWLADKLSVTMQAFRVEENSEAVNSHPYAMTRDARFSGCRLFVLVRNNQTIKVDFTTQMQVNDIAWYTLPEIHGSAFARQFADDSGSLNEQQFYGEFEVNPNVKLSDLAFMYGVQAAEEDREKSLADLFSERFGGIPVAGDRIYLDNFCLTVKVLNEQGKIQSVGLKMPKIAE
- the rseP gene encoding RIP metalloprotease RseP — protein: MFYLQTLIAFVFAIVLLVGLHELGHLIVARLCGIKVIRFSIGIGKPFYTKIWRNIEWSIAPIPLGGYVKMVDTREGKVADEDLPYAFDKQHPLKRIAVVAAGPLTNLALAIILYAFSFGIGGVKETRPYIGTLDSPSIAAKAGFREGDKIISVNGKAVNTFNDAYINMVMNLEAGKVLVQVENPQGQPETRTIDAVGTPEAQAVATRQASIGISPVKLSEYIGEVVPNKAAAKAGLQKGDRIIRIDGMDTPKWEQWAKIVRENAGRNLKVVYVRNGTEHETILMPDAHELPDRSQIIGRAGIAPAIDEAWQKKVHHVYYPNLAQSMQLGWQKMVDYTNITLSFFGKLITGNASFAHISGPITIAEVAGHTIQIGWQSYVEFLALVSISLGVMNLLPIPVLDGGHLVYYTAELIRGKPLSKTIQDIGLRIGVAALLTMMILAFFNDITRLLG
- the bamA gene encoding outer membrane protein assembly factor BamA; its protein translation is MKLNKTTVATLFALGITTPAFAEDFTISDVRVEGEQHTSEATVRSLLPVKEGSQFTDEVGENIIRSLHASGFYENVLLEQNGNQLIVTVKERPIISDLIIKGTKILPNAAIKKQMAGVKASKASSDEELVSGRTEEGQDERLANFENEATYNTSQALAAAGLAKGDFFSQEALVRALRALDGAYKEQGKNNVKITPEVQELARNRVAVLINVDEGETTRVRQIDFEGNENFSDYRLNRVIGLTDGTLFSWATRSDVFSWEKFSRDKERLESFYYDKGFFDFKVDFEDVKRQLNEDKTRESVTIQVHEGEKFYWGNVKIVGDNKDVPLENLEKHLSKLKEGRLSNMDRLKEAMARIRLELQSAGYANAQVSSEAARRVENGKNIADITVFITPGNRVAVRQITIKGNNRTRDEVIRRELRQMEAATFDQFKLARSSQRLSQLGYFEDVQIASRTLPENEQQVDVDVTVKERRTGSINASAGWSQDDGLVLAGSMAQDNLFGTGKSAALSLSRSKVSQLVNLSFTEPYFTNDGVSMTYNVFGSKYDPSKSNTNTRNYRMVRYGGQAMMGVPITEYDRVNVGLGVEHMGITLFNNPPYRYQRYVDQNGRNNWIYKGLLSWYRNTTDDGFWPTRGYNTNVTGEIGLPGSGLQYYMLGHQQTWYFPISKHFTLMLNGQVGYSGSYGKTKEVPFMYMQSGGGLGSVRGYQSGSLGPKVYDYDPSSNTFTDIERYGGTYSANANAELLFPFPGVKNSRAVRLSLFADAGSVWDGKTYTPAMYSSSNPYGSNQFYKTDHKSSFKNELRYSAGAAFTWISPVGPIKLSYAYPLKKKDEDQIQRFQFQLGTVF
- a CDS encoding OmpH family outer membrane protein, with translation MKNQTIKMLSAAILLTSSLNAAAEMKLGYVNPERVYTETQAARRIEARLQQEFSVQQQALTQLQQEGVELRTRIAKSKNANERKRLEAQLEEKAQQYRVASARLSEEFSLVRNEEFAALQNNANAIIKNIAEKEKYDLIVQEAVFVTRKYDITDRVIKLLDEIK